One Parasphingorhabdus cellanae genomic region harbors:
- a CDS encoding alpha/beta fold hydrolase: MNMKILCFLGLLAASLLSACTTTESAEPVVLNAARGERIDLPEGAQLLGGRYFTVLVEGQGRDVVLVPGLSTSRSVWDATRARLKDRYRLHVIQIRGFGDAPMSGRDGPLLEPFIRELTDYIDDEIIDRDSGQKALVIGHSLGGLATMTLAARYPQGVERAMIIDSLPFFGLLFGLDTTVETLQPQAAAMRDGLIARGSSAADERTLQTMSRTEAGRAQVAAWARSADTGTMAQLTYDLMTTDVRPLLPRITVPVTMLYPVDASVMAEPRITEMYQAAFEGAKTVTFEKVEDSRHFIMLDQPEAFAASVERFLQRDDGNDM, from the coding sequence ATGAACATGAAAATCTTATGTTTTCTCGGGTTGCTGGCAGCTTCGTTATTGTCAGCCTGCACAACTACGGAATCTGCTGAGCCGGTGGTATTGAACGCTGCGCGCGGGGAGCGGATCGATTTGCCGGAGGGAGCGCAATTGCTTGGCGGCCGGTATTTCACTGTGCTTGTGGAAGGGCAGGGACGCGATGTCGTCCTGGTCCCCGGCCTGTCGACATCGCGCTCGGTCTGGGATGCGACCCGCGCCAGGCTGAAAGACCGGTATCGTCTTCATGTTATCCAGATACGCGGTTTTGGGGATGCGCCCATGTCTGGCCGTGATGGACCATTGCTTGAGCCATTTATCCGTGAATTGACGGACTATATTGATGACGAAATTATCGATCGCGATAGCGGTCAAAAAGCGCTGGTAATCGGCCATTCGCTTGGTGGGCTCGCCACAATGACTTTGGCCGCGCGCTATCCCCAGGGAGTCGAAAGAGCGATGATTATCGACAGCCTGCCGTTTTTCGGCTTGCTATTCGGCCTCGATACTACCGTCGAAACACTTCAGCCGCAGGCCGCAGCCATGCGAGATGGGCTGATTGCGCGGGGGAGCAGTGCAGCAGACGAACGGACGTTGCAGACCATGTCGCGCACCGAAGCCGGCCGGGCGCAGGTTGCAGCCTGGGCCCGCTCTGCTGACACCGGCACAATGGCACAGTTGACCTATGACCTGATGACGACTGACGTTCGGCCCTTGTTGCCCAGGATAACGGTACCGGTCACGATGCTCTATCCGGTCGATGCCAGTGTCATGGCGGAGCCACGGATTACCGAGATGTATCAAGCGGCTTTTGAAGGGGCCAAGACCGTTACGTTCGAGAAAGTCGAAGACAGTCGTCATTTTATCATGCTGGATCAGCCCGAAGCCTTTGCCGCTTCGGTGGAGCGGTTTTTGCAACGGGATGATGGTAACGATATGTAA
- a CDS encoding helix-turn-helix transcriptional regulator, which translates to MKNRLKVLRAERDWSQADLAERLSVSRQSVNAIETGKYDPSLPLAFRIAGLFDMAIEEIFLEK; encoded by the coding sequence ATGAAGAACCGATTGAAAGTTCTCCGTGCGGAGCGCGACTGGTCACAGGCGGATTTGGCTGAACGACTGTCCGTCTCTCGGCAAAGTGTCAATGCGATCGAGACGGGGAAATATGATCCGTCACTGCCGCTTGCCTTTCGGATCGCCGGCCTTTTTGATATGGCGATTGAAGAGATTTTTCTGGAAAAGTGA
- the thrS gene encoding threonine--tRNA ligase, whose product MTKMIKITLPDGSAREVASGTTPAQIAADIGPGLAKAALAARIDGEVRDIMRPLEVDTELALITSRDEDEALELARHDFAHVLAEAVQRLYPGTQITFGPSTDDGFYYDFAPAGDPFTDDDLPKIEEEMRRIIKADKPLRREVWERDDLIALWEKDGEKFKAEWAAELPEGDEISVYWSGDDWMDMCRGPHLPSTGKLDPQAFQLTRVSGAYWRGDQRNPQLSRIYGTGWLNKKQLKAHLVRLEEAAKRDHRKLGQEMDLFHIQSEAMGSIFWHAKGFVIWRELEAYMRRAIDDAGYDEIKTPQIMDAKQWEQSGHWGKYRENMFVVPDEVPSTEDDAPVISSDADMMAIKPMNCPAHVLVFRQGIKSYRDLPLRLFEHGCCHRNEPHGALHGLMRVRQFTQDDAHIFCREDQIVEEVRAFCALADRIYKDMGFEGYSIKLALRPEQRFGSDADWDKAEGELRQAVIDAGMATEEYGWEELPGEGAFYAPKLEWHLTDAIGRTWQVGTIQSDRVLPERLDASYIAEDGARHRPVMLHRAIFGSYERFIGILIEHYAGKMPLWLAPTQAVVATIVTDANEYAEQVAEKLKAAGIRVEADLRNEKINYKVREHSVGKVPNILVVGMREAEEGKVALRKLGQKEQMFLSLDDAVAMLTEEALAPDLKGQKA is encoded by the coding sequence ATGACCAAGATGATCAAAATCACCCTTCCCGACGGCAGCGCGCGTGAAGTGGCATCGGGTACCACACCCGCACAGATTGCTGCCGATATTGGTCCGGGTCTGGCAAAGGCAGCTTTGGCCGCGCGTATTGACGGCGAAGTGCGCGATATCATGCGGCCATTGGAGGTTGATACCGAGCTGGCCCTGATCACGTCTCGCGACGAAGACGAAGCGCTGGAGCTGGCACGCCACGACTTTGCCCATGTGCTGGCAGAGGCGGTGCAGAGGCTTTATCCGGGCACGCAGATTACTTTTGGCCCATCGACCGATGATGGTTTCTATTATGACTTTGCGCCTGCCGGCGATCCGTTTACCGATGATGATCTGCCTAAGATCGAAGAGGAAATGCGCCGGATTATCAAGGCAGACAAACCGCTGCGCCGCGAAGTGTGGGAGCGCGATGACCTGATCGCGCTGTGGGAAAAAGATGGCGAAAAATTCAAGGCCGAATGGGCTGCCGAACTGCCCGAAGGCGATGAAATCAGTGTCTATTGGTCCGGCGATGACTGGATGGATATGTGTCGTGGTCCGCATCTGCCCTCCACCGGCAAGCTCGACCCGCAGGCGTTTCAATTGACCCGCGTATCGGGCGCCTATTGGCGCGGCGATCAGCGCAACCCGCAATTGTCCCGGATATACGGCACCGGCTGGCTGAACAAGAAACAGCTCAAGGCGCATCTGGTGCGGCTCGAAGAAGCGGCCAAGCGCGATCATCGTAAGCTCGGCCAGGAAATGGACTTGTTCCATATCCAGTCAGAAGCCATGGGCAGCATATTCTGGCACGCTAAAGGCTTTGTGATCTGGCGCGAGCTGGAGGCTTATATGCGCCGCGCCATTGATGATGCTGGCTATGATGAAATCAAGACGCCGCAGATCATGGATGCCAAGCAATGGGAACAATCCGGTCACTGGGGTAAATATCGCGAAAATATGTTCGTTGTTCCGGATGAAGTGCCGAGCACCGAAGACGATGCGCCCGTCATATCGTCTGATGCTGACATGATGGCCATCAAGCCGATGAATTGCCCCGCACATGTCCTGGTTTTCCGGCAAGGAATCAAAAGCTATCGCGATTTGCCACTGCGCTTGTTTGAACATGGCTGCTGTCATCGCAACGAACCCCATGGCGCACTCCACGGCCTGATGCGGGTACGGCAATTTACCCAAGACGATGCCCATATTTTCTGCCGTGAAGACCAGATTGTCGAGGAGGTACGCGCCTTTTGTGCGCTTGCCGACCGAATTTACAAAGACATGGGTTTTGAAGGCTATTCGATCAAACTCGCACTGCGGCCGGAACAACGATTTGGTTCTGACGCCGACTGGGACAAGGCCGAGGGTGAATTGCGTCAGGCGGTTATTGACGCCGGCATGGCGACAGAAGAATATGGCTGGGAAGAGCTGCCCGGCGAAGGCGCGTTTTACGCCCCTAAGCTGGAATGGCATCTGACCGACGCAATTGGCCGGACGTGGCAAGTTGGCACGATCCAGTCCGACCGTGTTTTGCCCGAGCGCCTGGACGCCAGCTACATTGCCGAAGACGGTGCCCGCCACCGGCCGGTGATGCTGCACCGCGCGATATTCGGTTCGTATGAGCGTTTTATCGGCATATTGATCGAGCATTATGCTGGCAAGATGCCGCTATGGCTCGCGCCGACACAGGCCGTTGTTGCCACGATCGTGACCGATGCGAATGAATATGCCGAACAGGTTGCCGAGAAACTAAAGGCCGCCGGCATTCGGGTCGAAGCCGATCTACGTAACGAGAAGATCAACTATAAAGTGCGTGAGCATAGTGTTGGCAAGGTTCCGAATATTCTTGTCGTTGGCATGCGCGAAGCGGAAGAGGGCAAAGTGGCCTTGCGGAAGCTGGGCCAAAAAGAGCAGATGTTTTTAAGCTTAGACGATGCGGTCGCGATGCTGACCGAAGAAGCGCTGGCACCGGATTTGAAAGGACAGAAAGCGTGA
- the copM gene encoding CopM family metallochaperone codes for MRANAKMHADMGKTIDPDPDIAFMQGMIPHHQGAVEMAEIVLKHGKDPETRDLAQQIINSQNKEIAQMREWLEKRDALPARKSLLPKSLENTGKVADIPQVTPADPEDHSNH; via the coding sequence ATTCGCGCCAATGCAAAGATGCATGCTGACATGGGTAAGACGATCGACCCGGACCCCGATATTGCATTCATGCAAGGCATGATCCCGCATCACCAAGGCGCGGTAGAAATGGCTGAAATTGTGCTGAAGCATGGCAAAGATCCCGAAACACGCGATTTGGCGCAGCAAATCATCAACAGCCAGAACAAGGAAATCGCCCAGATGCGGGAATGGTTGGAAAAACGGGATGCTTTGCCAGCGCGCAAGTCTTTATTACCGAAATCGCTGGAGAATACTGGCAAGGTTGCTGATATCCCGCAAGTGACACCAGCAGACCCCGAAGATCATTCCAACCATTGA
- the infC gene encoding translation initiation factor IF-3, whose protein sequence is MAAPPRRPTPPVKGGPRFNNLIISDTVRVIDDKGENLGVMNTGEAIDRAKDVGLDLVEVSPNASPPVAKFLDVGKFKYEAQKKANAARKTQKVQDVKEIKMRPNIDDHDYQVKMRNVNKFIDNGDKVKVTLRFRGREMSHQQLGMQLLQRVQEDTKETAKVEAYPKLEGRQMLMVLCPK, encoded by the coding sequence ATAGCTGCACCACCACGCCGTCCCACACCGCCCGTCAAAGGCGGTCCGCGTTTCAACAATTTGATCATTTCCGACACCGTTCGGGTCATCGACGACAAAGGTGAAAACCTGGGCGTCATGAATACCGGCGAAGCGATTGACCGGGCCAAGGATGTTGGCCTCGATCTGGTAGAGGTTTCTCCTAACGCCTCACCGCCCGTTGCGAAATTCCTGGATGTGGGCAAGTTCAAATATGAGGCCCAGAAAAAGGCCAATGCAGCGCGCAAGACCCAAAAGGTTCAGGATGTCAAAGAAATCAAGATGCGTCCCAATATCGACGATCATGATTATCAGGTGAAGATGCGCAATGTGAACAAGTTCATCGACAATGGTGACAAGGTCAAAGTCACTTTGCGCTTCCGCGGCCGTGAAATGTCACACCAGCAGCTCGGTATGCAATTGCTGCAACGGGTTCAGGAAGACACCAAAGAAACCGCCAAGGTCGAAGCCTATCCCAAACTGGAAGGCCGTCAGATGCTGATGGTGCTGTGCCCTAAATAG
- the msrA gene encoding peptide-methionine (S)-S-oxide reductase MsrA, translating into MNSVFPKLAIAGASLATFAVLWTSIDASSLEEQSRSNPFVSEAHAAEKVTIIPAPRVDAAEKGKRAVAIFAGGCFWGVEGVFEHTKGVISAVSGYHGGTKRSANYKLVSAGLTNHAEVVRVVYDPTVVSYGQLMQVFFSVVADPTMLNAQGPDRGKHYRSALIPTSNAQAKAARAYLKQLDSGKYWKRPIVTRIEPYKAFYPAETYHQDFMQKNPRQGYIVRWDKPKVANLKRHFAKQYRARPVS; encoded by the coding sequence ATGAATAGTGTTTTTCCCAAATTGGCTATTGCCGGGGCCAGTCTGGCCACTTTTGCGGTCTTGTGGACCAGTATCGACGCATCCTCTCTGGAAGAACAAAGCCGCTCTAACCCATTCGTGAGCGAAGCCCATGCGGCTGAAAAAGTAACGATCATCCCCGCGCCCCGTGTTGATGCGGCGGAAAAGGGCAAGCGCGCCGTTGCGATATTCGCCGGCGGCTGCTTCTGGGGCGTTGAGGGTGTTTTTGAACATACTAAGGGCGTCATCAGCGCCGTATCCGGCTATCATGGCGGGACCAAGCGCAGCGCCAATTACAAGCTGGTAAGCGCTGGCTTGACCAATCATGCCGAGGTGGTTCGCGTGGTCTATGATCCGACTGTCGTCAGCTATGGTCAATTGATGCAGGTATTTTTCTCGGTCGTCGCTGACCCGACAATGCTAAATGCGCAAGGCCCTGATCGCGGCAAACATTATCGCAGCGCGCTCATTCCCACCAGTAACGCCCAAGCCAAGGCGGCCCGCGCGTATCTGAAACAATTGGATAGCGGAAAATATTGGAAACGACCAATCGTGACCAGGATCGAACCCTATAAAGCCTTCTATCCGGCAGAAACCTATCATCAGGATTTCATGCAGAAAAACCCCCGCCAAGGCTATATCGTTCGGTGGGACAAGCCAAAGGTTGCCAATCTCAAGCGTCATTTCGCGAAACAATATCGCGCCCGACCAGTGAGTTAG
- a CDS encoding pyridoxal phosphate-dependent aminotransferase, with the protein MTKISQALGRIQPSATMAMSGRVTELKAQGIDIIGLSAGEPDFDTPDFVKEAAIKAIRDGDTNYTTVDGTAAVKEAVAAKFLRDNDLTYAPSQISVNSGGKHTLFNALVATLDAGDEVIIPAPYWVSYPDMVNFAGGTPVIIAAGADQNYKITPDQLSAAITPKTKWLILNSPSNPTGAAYSGEELKALGEALLPHPQVMVMTDDMYEHIWYADFPFTTIAQVCPDLYDRTLTVNGCSKAYAMTGWRIGYSGGPEWLISAMRKLQSQSTSNPSSISQAAAVAALNGPQDFLADRNAAFLKRRDLVVSMLNDTPGLNCPTPEGAFYVYPDASELMGKTTPKGKTIENDQDLIGYFLDEAKVAAVHGAAFGLSPAFRVSYATSEDILREACTRIQKACVALV; encoded by the coding sequence ATGACCAAAATTTCCCAAGCCCTCGGCAGAATACAGCCCTCCGCAACCATGGCCATGTCTGGCCGGGTTACCGAACTCAAGGCACAGGGCATTGACATTATAGGCCTGTCTGCTGGCGAACCGGATTTTGACACGCCGGATTTCGTCAAGGAAGCAGCGATCAAAGCCATTCGCGATGGCGATACGAATTACACAACAGTTGATGGCACAGCGGCAGTGAAAGAAGCGGTCGCCGCCAAATTTCTGCGTGATAATGATTTGACCTATGCGCCTTCCCAGATTTCCGTGAATAGCGGTGGCAAGCACACATTGTTCAACGCGTTGGTCGCGACGCTGGATGCTGGCGATGAGGTGATTATTCCCGCGCCATATTGGGTCAGCTATCCCGACATGGTCAATTTTGCTGGCGGTACGCCCGTCATCATCGCGGCAGGCGCGGACCAGAATTACAAGATCACACCGGACCAGCTCAGCGCCGCGATCACGCCGAAAACGAAATGGCTGATCCTGAACTCACCATCTAACCCAACCGGGGCGGCCTATAGCGGTGAGGAGTTGAAGGCGCTGGGCGAAGCGTTGCTACCGCATCCACAGGTGATGGTGATGACCGACGATATGTATGAACATATCTGGTATGCCGATTTCCCGTTCACCACCATCGCGCAGGTTTGCCCCGATCTTTATGATCGCACGTTAACGGTCAATGGCTGTTCCAAGGCTTATGCAATGACCGGGTGGCGGATTGGCTATTCCGGTGGCCCCGAGTGGCTGATCAGCGCGATGCGCAAGCTGCAGTCGCAATCAACCTCCAATCCCAGCTCCATTTCTCAGGCGGCGGCAGTGGCTGCGCTCAACGGCCCACAGGATTTTCTGGCCGACCGTAATGCCGCGTTTTTGAAGCGCCGGGATCTGGTCGTGTCGATGCTGAATGATACACCGGGCCTCAATTGTCCGACGCCAGAAGGCGCGTTTTATGTCTATCCTGATGCGAGCGAGTTGATGGGAAAGACCACGCCAAAGGGCAAGACGATCGAGAATGATCAGGATCTGATCGGCTATTTTCTGGATGAGGCAAAGGTGGCGGCGGTTCACGGTGCAGCCTTTGGTCTGTCTCCTGCTTTCCGGGTCAGCTATGCAACATCGGAAGATATTTTGAGGGAAGCGTGCACGCGGATACAAAAGGCGTGTGTGGCGTTGGTTTGA
- a CDS encoding alkylphosphonate utilization protein, with the protein MADGDGEYIYDEDSGEWLSPEEAAAKAKGPDVVDAVGNLLADGDAVTLIKDLKVKGAGQTLKRGTLIKSIRLTGDAQEINCKHEGIKGLVLRAEFVKKRG; encoded by the coding sequence ATGGCTGACGGCGACGGCGAATATATCTATGACGAAGATAGTGGCGAGTGGCTGAGCCCTGAAGAGGCAGCAGCCAAAGCCAAGGGACCGGATGTTGTTGACGCGGTCGGCAATCTCTTGGCCGATGGTGATGCGGTAACCCTAATCAAGGACCTGAAGGTCAAAGGCGCAGGGCAGACGCTGAAGCGTGGTACGCTGATCAAATCCATCCGGCTTACTGGTGATGCGCAGGAAATTAATTGCAAGCATGAGGGGATTAAAGGCCTCGTCCTGCGCGCGGAATTTGTGAAAAAGCGCGGCTGA
- a CDS encoding O-acetylhomoserine aminocarboxypropyltransferase: MTDHLETMAVHAGTEPDPTTNARITPIYQTASYVFDDVDHAADLFNLDAVGNIYTRIMNPTNGALEGKIAAMEGGAAALAVASGHAAQLLIFHVLMDPGAHIVAAKKLYGGSLNQLAHSVKKFGWNVTFVDADILDEVKGAITDDTRCVFIESLANPGGVVQDIAGIADIAHAAGIPLIVDNTMASPALCRPIEHGADIVVESGTKFLGGHGNSIAGLIVDSGKFDWTKSEKFAFLNQPNPSYHGKVFTDAFGPIAFILAARALSLRDLGPALAPFNAFQVLTGMETLTLRMERHCDNALALAKWLQSRDEVSWVSYAGLPDSDYHALAQKYLGGKGGAVFTFGLKGGYDAGTQLVSAVKMFSHLANIGDTRSLIIHPASTTHSQLSGDELVAAGAGPDVVRVSVGIEHIDDIIADMSQALDAL, from the coding sequence ATGACTGATCATCTGGAAACCATGGCTGTGCATGCTGGCACGGAACCCGATCCCACCACAAACGCCCGGATCACACCCATCTATCAGACCGCGTCTTATGTTTTCGACGATGTCGATCATGCCGCGGACCTGTTCAATCTCGACGCGGTGGGCAATATTTATACCCGCATCATGAACCCGACCAACGGCGCGCTGGAAGGCAAGATTGCCGCCATGGAAGGCGGAGCGGCCGCGTTGGCAGTGGCCTCGGGTCATGCGGCGCAACTGCTGATTTTCCACGTGCTGATGGACCCCGGTGCGCACATCGTTGCGGCGAAGAAACTTTACGGCGGTTCGCTCAACCAGCTGGCGCATAGCGTCAAGAAATTCGGCTGGAACGTGACTTTTGTGGATGCGGACATATTGGATGAGGTCAAAGGCGCGATTACCGATGATACGCGCTGTGTCTTTATCGAAAGTCTCGCCAATCCGGGCGGCGTGGTGCAAGATATAGCTGGCATTGCCGATATCGCCCATGCGGCGGGCATCCCCCTGATTGTCGATAATACCATGGCTTCCCCTGCGCTTTGTCGCCCGATTGAGCATGGAGCCGATATAGTCGTGGAAAGCGGCACAAAATTCCTTGGCGGTCACGGCAACAGCATAGCGGGCCTGATCGTGGACAGCGGCAAATTTGACTGGACCAAAAGCGAGAAATTCGCGTTTCTCAACCAGCCCAATCCTTCCTATCACGGCAAAGTTTTTACCGATGCCTTCGGCCCGATTGCCTTCATATTGGCGGCCCGCGCCCTGTCTTTGCGCGACCTGGGCCCTGCCTTGGCACCGTTTAATGCGTTTCAGGTTTTAACCGGCATGGAAACGCTCACCCTGCGGATGGAGCGGCATTGCGACAACGCGCTTGCCCTGGCGAAATGGCTGCAGAGCCGTGATGAGGTAAGCTGGGTCTCCTATGCTGGACTGCCCGATAGTGATTATCACGCGCTGGCCCAGAAATATCTCGGGGGCAAAGGCGGCGCGGTTTTCACCTTTGGCCTGAAAGGCGGATATGATGCGGGCACTCAGTTGGTTTCTGCCGTGAAGATGTTCAGCCATCTCGCCAATATCGGCGATACCCGTTCGTTGATCATCCATCCCGCCTCAACCACGCATAGCCAATTGTCTGGAGACGAGCTGGTTGCCGCTGGTGCTGGTCCGGACGTCGTGCGCGTCTCCGTTGGTATCGAGCATATTGACGATATTATCGCGGATATGAGCCAGGCGCTCGACGCGCTGTAA
- the pabB gene encoding aminodeoxychorismate synthase component I, with product MVPDNSPFILLDDAREGGDAAPARLYRNPVQIVEVRKPDDLDTALDSLAKAQQRGLHAAGYMSYEAGMALEDRLLDRLPGHRPCPLAWFGLFEDYTLLQPDEVIDQLPDPKGAWLGTLRPGVTRREYDRAFAKVQDYIIAGDIYQANLTFRAHARRAGHPLALYAAIRDRAKAGYGGVVFDGKDWILSFSPELFFAMKDGRITAKPMKGTAARVKDAAADLLVQAEMLNDPKQRAENLMIVDLLRNDLSRVAEPGSVKVPELFHVETYPTIHTMTSTVTAQLKDGLDAVDALRQIYPCGSITGAPKIRAMEIIDELEKDQRGIYCGSIGRMDANGDAAFNVAIRTFYLEMDQDTLSIGLGSGIVADSVGGDEWRECLAKGRFAAVDVGVDTDVSDAVDLIETMAFDPERGILRLEAHLERMKASAAALEFEFDRHAARNMIQAITFHQDQPAKVRLMLSRSGAIAIELQPMPEPLSEPVSVRLVPMSAHPQDYRLHHKTSDRSVYAVPGLNGRDHPIFHDSQGYLTEGAIWSIFVERDGKLLTPPLGRGVLPGILRGQLLESGDAIEADLQAGDLDSGLYIGNSLRGLVKAELA from the coding sequence ATGGTCCCAGACAACAGTCCTTTCATATTGCTTGACGATGCCCGTGAGGGAGGCGATGCGGCACCGGCTCGTCTCTATCGCAATCCGGTCCAGATAGTGGAGGTGCGAAAACCGGACGATCTGGATACGGCTTTGGACAGTTTGGCCAAAGCACAGCAACGCGGGCTGCATGCTGCGGGCTACATGTCCTATGAAGCAGGAATGGCATTGGAAGACCGGTTGTTGGATCGCCTGCCCGGACATCGGCCTTGCCCACTGGCATGGTTCGGTTTGTTTGAAGACTATACCCTGTTGCAACCAGATGAAGTCATCGATCAGCTTCCGGATCCGAAAGGTGCTTGGTTAGGGACATTGCGACCCGGCGTGACCCGGCGGGAATATGACCGCGCCTTTGCCAAGGTGCAGGATTATATTATTGCTGGTGATATTTATCAGGCCAATCTGACATTTCGGGCTCATGCGCGGCGGGCCGGCCATCCTCTCGCGCTCTATGCCGCGATCCGTGACCGCGCCAAGGCTGGCTATGGCGGCGTTGTTTTTGATGGCAAGGACTGGATCTTGTCTTTTTCCCCGGAACTGTTTTTTGCAATGAAAGACGGCCGGATCACGGCCAAACCGATGAAAGGGACAGCAGCGCGGGTGAAGGATGCAGCCGCTGATCTGTTGGTTCAGGCGGAGATGCTCAATGACCCCAAACAGCGCGCCGAAAACCTGATGATCGTCGATCTGCTGCGTAATGACCTGTCGCGTGTGGCAGAGCCCGGCAGCGTAAAGGTGCCAGAGCTTTTCCATGTCGAAACCTATCCCACGATTCACACGATGACTTCGACCGTGACCGCGCAACTCAAAGACGGTCTCGATGCGGTTGATGCGCTGCGCCAGATATATCCGTGTGGCTCGATCACTGGTGCGCCGAAAATCCGGGCGATGGAAATTATCGATGAACTGGAAAAGGACCAGCGCGGGATCTATTGCGGGTCGATCGGCCGGATGGATGCCAATGGCGATGCTGCCTTCAATGTCGCTATCCGAACATTTTACCTCGAAATGGACCAAGATACCCTTTCCATCGGCCTCGGCTCTGGCATAGTTGCAGACTCTGTTGGGGGCGACGAGTGGCGGGAATGTCTCGCCAAGGGGAGATTTGCGGCCGTGGATGTAGGCGTGGATACAGACGTAAGTGACGCTGTGGACCTGATTGAGACGATGGCGTTTGACCCCGAACGCGGCATCCTGCGCCTTGAAGCGCATCTGGAACGGATGAAAGCCAGCGCCGCTGCCTTGGAGTTTGAATTTGACCGCCACGCCGCGCGCAACATGATACAGGCGATCACCTTTCATCAGGATCAACCCGCCAAAGTCCGGTTGATGCTGTCACGATCGGGCGCGATTGCAATTGAATTGCAGCCCATGCCCGAACCGCTAAGTGAGCCTGTATCGGTCAGGTTGGTGCCAATGTCCGCCCATCCGCAAGATTACCGCCTGCATCACAAGACGAGCGACCGCAGTGTCTATGCCGTGCCCGGTCTAAACGGCCGCGATCATCCCATATTCCATGACTCGCAAGGCTATCTGACTGAAGGCGCGATCTGGAGTATATTTGTCGAACGCGACGGCAAGCTGTTGACGCCGCCGCTTGGACGCGGTGTGTTGCCCGGGATCTTGCGCGGTCAATTACTGGAAAGCGGCGATGCGATCGAAGCGGATTTGCAGGCTGGAGATTTGGATAGCGGTCTCTATATTGGAAATAGCTTACGCGGTCTGGTGAAGGCTGAACTCGCCTAA